In candidate division TA06 bacterium, the following are encoded in one genomic region:
- a CDS encoding tetratricopeptide repeat protein, with protein sequence MLLLRYGFPTLLVLLLSAHAAQANGDLLLRQFLRADALMEETNRIHPLFAGLILGETEIAAENISTVIPILEVFTDSTPSNPFLCLALANACRRLGQEDVSESLFVLTNKRAANDAGLLLVLASRYENLNLTKHEEAVYDALLDLSMSSAYLSRPALGYYFYRRAVEKLKEGERSEALRELERALEFDPYSLSANLLATGLDIRMLRGKAVGQMLALYRAVRESFFAQHLVVLNGSRVAAICLMIVAVAFLLGITFRNLPSIQHRTFEFLPSRLRHAHRGTLAWAIMGIPLIWLWSMFPLIIIPVYLFGAWLPALRRERFFIFVFFVYLILVPFLMKSESKLLQPLDPHHEVSIMARAQESGYEPSLAAEIKSHLEKDSRDFNMIFSLGLLQKRGGNFKEAISLFSVASGMKPRSSAVRNNLGNTYFALGDYDRAMEEYTTAAELDPGSAAPRYNMAQTYSKRLMLPEASQELNRALKLDYALVRRFRRIAGDTYNRQVIDIAIPPSQMWRVLFRSKPQGNDSAIVGSLFGAYPTLLSITAAGLLFLSILVGILLRGVSLYTTCIVCGVQACHKCLENEICSKCTKKMVVTDSTSMRERLETKLRERAYKFRAIKSLVLTAVLPGAGHVFLGSTWKGVMYSLVYSIALINIAFRGLFIKLSPFSEAAAGFTQGLVASGAMVVIYVFCIRSTTRTLTMEEM encoded by the coding sequence TTGCTATTGCTGAGATACGGATTCCCCACTCTGCTTGTCCTACTCCTTTCTGCGCACGCAGCGCAAGCAAACGGAGACCTACTTCTTAGACAATTCCTCAGAGCTGATGCACTAATGGAGGAGACAAATCGGATTCATCCACTCTTTGCCGGACTGATTTTAGGCGAGACAGAAATAGCCGCGGAAAACATATCGACTGTCATACCAATCCTGGAGGTGTTTACCGATAGCACTCCTTCGAATCCTTTTCTCTGTCTTGCACTGGCAAATGCATGCAGGAGGCTTGGCCAGGAAGATGTGAGCGAATCTCTATTCGTCCTTACCAACAAGAGAGCTGCGAATGATGCGGGTCTCTTGTTAGTTTTGGCGTCAAGGTATGAGAACTTGAATCTCACCAAACACGAAGAGGCTGTTTATGATGCACTTCTGGATTTGAGCATGTCTTCCGCATATTTAAGCAGGCCCGCGCTCGGATACTATTTCTACAGGAGGGCCGTGGAGAAACTGAAGGAAGGCGAAAGGTCAGAAGCCTTGAGAGAGCTGGAAAGGGCTCTTGAGTTTGACCCTTACTCGCTTTCTGCAAATCTGTTGGCAACAGGTTTGGACATAAGAATGCTCAGGGGCAAAGCTGTGGGCCAGATGCTTGCACTGTACAGGGCAGTGAGGGAGAGCTTCTTCGCGCAGCATTTGGTCGTGTTGAACGGTTCAAGAGTAGCTGCGATCTGCCTGATGATCGTTGCGGTTGCGTTCTTACTGGGGATAACCTTTAGAAACTTGCCCAGTATACAGCACCGGACTTTTGAATTTCTGCCTTCTAGACTTCGACACGCCCATAGAGGTACGCTTGCGTGGGCTATAATGGGCATTCCTTTAATCTGGCTGTGGAGCATGTTTCCTTTGATCATCATACCCGTCTATCTTTTTGGAGCCTGGCTTCCAGCCTTGCGCAGAGAAAGGTTTTTCATCTTCGTATTCTTTGTTTACTTGATCCTTGTCCCGTTTCTTATGAAGTCTGAATCGAAACTGCTTCAACCGCTTGATCCTCACCATGAAGTGAGCATCATGGCAAGGGCTCAGGAAAGCGGGTACGAGCCTTCTCTTGCCGCTGAGATCAAGTCTCATCTGGAAAAAGACTCGAGGGATTTCAATATGATCTTTTCCTTGGGGCTCCTCCAAAAACGGGGTGGGAACTTCAAGGAGGCGATATCACTGTTCAGCGTTGCATCCGGCATGAAACCGAGATCATCCGCAGTGAGAAACAACCTTGGTAACACATATTTTGCACTTGGAGACTATGACAGAGCCATGGAAGAATACACGACGGCTGCTGAGCTGGATCCCGGGTCTGCTGCCCCACGATACAATATGGCCCAGACCTACTCAAAAAGACTGATGCTTCCTGAGGCGTCACAGGAATTGAATAGAGCGCTCAAGCTTGACTACGCTCTGGTGCGCCGGTTTAGAAGAATAGCAGGTGATACCTACAACAGACAAGTCATAGACATTGCGATTCCTCCTTCTCAGATGTGGCGAGTCCTCTTTCGTTCCAAGCCTCAAGGAAACGACAGCGCTATCGTGGGAAGCCTTTTCGGAGCATACCCAACGCTTCTCTCAATCACTGCTGCAGGGCTGTTGTTTCTTTCTATTCTGGTGGGTATTCTGTTGAGGGGTGTGTCCCTTTATACGACATGTATTGTCTGTGGGGTTCAGGCGTGCCACAAGTGTCTTGAGAACGAAATCTGCTCCAAGTGTACCAAAAAGATGGTGGTGACTGATTCCACCAGCATGCGGGAAAGGCTGGAGACCAAACTGAGGGAGAGAGCCTATAAATTCAGAGCGATCAAATCCCTGGTTCTTACGGCTGTGTTGCCCGGTGCAGGGCACGTTTTTCTCGGCTCCACCTGGAAGGGAGTCATGTATTCTCTTGTGTACTCGATTGCTTTGATAAACATAGCCTTCAGAGGATTGTTCATAAAGCTATCGCCTTTTTCTGAGGCTGCGGCAGGGTTCACCCAGGGGCTTGTCGCCTCGGGAGCAATGGTTGTGATATATGTGTTCTGCATTAGGAGCACCACGAGGACTCTTACGATGGAGGAAATGTAG